The following are encoded together in the Oscillatoria salina IIICB1 genome:
- the queC gene encoding 7-cyano-7-deazaguanine synthase QueC, whose protein sequence is MKAVVLLSGGLDSSTVLYQARAEGCDCYSISFDYQQRHQRELTAAAAIASAARVKQHQVVNFDLRTWGGSALTDAQIDLPSDRTLAEMSQNIPITYVPARNTIFLSFGLAYAEAIGAERVYLGVNALDYSGYPDCRPDYIQAMQEVFRLGTKKGREGQEIKIVAPLIEMKKTEIIQLGNQLGVPWELTWSCYAGEEVACGVCDSCRLRLAAFADLGLSDPLSYSSK, encoded by the coding sequence CGCGAGCCGAAGGATGTGACTGTTATAGTATCAGTTTTGACTATCAGCAGCGACATCAGCGAGAATTAACAGCCGCCGCCGCGATCGCCAGCGCCGCCAGGGTGAAACAACATCAGGTAGTTAACTTCGATCTGCGTACCTGGGGAGGTTCGGCACTCACCGATGCACAAATTGATTTACCTAGCGATCGCACTTTAGCAGAAATGTCGCAAAATATCCCTATAACCTACGTTCCTGCTCGCAATACGATCTTTCTAAGCTTTGGTTTAGCTTACGCAGAAGCAATTGGTGCAGAACGAGTTTATTTAGGAGTAAATGCTTTAGACTATTCCGGTTATCCTGACTGTCGTCCTGATTACATTCAGGCGATGCAAGAAGTGTTTCGCTTGGGTACGAAAAAAGGTCGCGAAGGACAAGAAATTAAAATTGTCGCGCCACTAATTGAGATGAAAAAAACCGAAATTATTCAATTAGGTAATCAACTCGGCGTACCTTGGGAATTAACTTGGTCTTGTTATGCTGGCGAGGAAGTAGCTTGTGGTGTTTGCGACTCCTGTCGCTTGCGCTTAGCTGCTTTTGCTGATTTAGGTTTATCCGATCCCCTATCTTACTCTAGCAAATAA
- a CDS encoding response regulator, with translation MNSWKTNSFFTAIYDILIVDDQPENLRLLSSILSEQGYKVRRVINGNLALNAAQLEPPDLILLDITMPEINGYEVCEKLKQKPETKEIPVIFLSAKDDLFDKVLAFEVGGADYITKPFYVQEVILRVRNQLILHQQQKQLIEEIRARQEAESALKKAELEITRLTEKLENSHQK, from the coding sequence ATGAATAGTTGGAAAACAAATTCATTTTTTACTGCAATTTACGACATTTTAATTGTTGACGATCAGCCTGAAAATCTCAGACTTTTATCTAGTATCCTTAGCGAGCAAGGTTATAAAGTTCGTCGCGTGATTAATGGTAATTTGGCTCTAAACGCCGCTCAATTAGAACCTCCAGATTTAATTTTACTTGATATTACTATGCCAGAAATTAATGGTTATGAGGTTTGTGAAAAACTCAAACAAAAACCGGAAACCAAAGAAATTCCCGTAATTTTCCTGAGTGCTAAAGACGATCTTTTTGATAAAGTTCTCGCTTTTGAAGTTGGCGGTGCAGATTATATTACCAAACCATTTTACGTCCAAGAAGTAATACTCCGTGTGAGAAATCAGTTGATTCTCCATCAACAGCAAAAGCAACTAATAGAAGAAATCCGCGCTCGCCAAGAAGCAGAATCGGCTCTTAAAAAAGCCGAATTAGAAATTACACGCCTAACTGAAAAACTAGAAAACAGTCATCAAAAATGA